In bacterium, a single window of DNA contains:
- the ccoO gene encoding cytochrome-c oxidase, cbb3-type subunit II, which translates to MRFDSLYEKPVLFAIAAVVVISVGTLVTTFIPLFLPSTQPVSPLIKPYTAVETEGRDIYIREGCNNCHTQTVRPLRTEVARYGDYSKPEESAWDRPFLWGSRRTGPDLARVGGKYPDSWHYRHMPSPRSMFPASNMPPYPALAKAKLDTSLTAGKVKTLGYGYGEAEVVRQLAAFRQAVTATAYPSAQVRSQVTPAALQGEITELDALVAYLQKLGRDLKAAQTAVAGPVAAEAAESTNPYAGNRAAEEEGEKIFKENCRSCHGEKGAGGFGPKLATTTHKFGGSDAELFASVAGGRPGGMPTFLPQLGKDRVWKAVAYIRHLERENR; encoded by the coding sequence ATGCGCTTCGACAGCCTCTATGAAAAGCCGGTTCTGTTCGCCATCGCGGCCGTGGTCGTCATCTCGGTCGGCACCCTGGTCACCACCTTCATCCCCCTCTTCCTCCCGTCGACCCAGCCGGTGAGCCCCCTGATCAAGCCGTACACGGCCGTCGAGACGGAAGGGAGGGACATCTACATCCGGGAAGGGTGCAACAACTGCCACACCCAGACGGTCCGGCCGCTGCGCACCGAGGTGGCCCGGTACGGCGACTACTCGAAGCCCGAGGAGTCGGCCTGGGACCGGCCGTTCCTCTGGGGTTCCCGCCGGACGGGTCCGGACCTTGCGCGCGTCGGCGGCAAATACCCGGACTCGTGGCACTACCGCCACATGCCGAGCCCCCGGTCCATGTTCCCCGCGTCGAACATGCCGCCGTACCCGGCACTCGCGAAAGCGAAGCTCGATACCTCCCTCACCGCCGGGAAGGTGAAGACCCTCGGATACGGCTACGGCGAGGCGGAGGTCGTCCGGCAGCTCGCCGCCTTCCGGCAGGCGGTAACGGCGACGGCCTACCCGTCCGCGCAGGTGCGTTCCCAGGTGACCCCGGCAGCCCTCCAGGGGGAGATCACGGAGCTTGACGCGCTGGTGGCGTATCTCCAGAAGCTGGGGCGGGACCTGAAAGCCGCGCAGACAGCGGTCGCGGGACCCGTTGCCGCCGAGGCGGCGGAGTCGACGAACCCGTACGCGGGAAACCGCGCCGCCGAAGAGGAAGGCGAGAAGATCTTCAAGGAGAATTGCCGGAGCTGCCACGGCGAGAAGGGCGCCGGAGGATTCGGTCCGAAGCTGGCGACGACCACCCACAAGTTCGGCGGTTCGGACGCGGAGCTGTTCGCCTCCGTCGCGGGGGGGCGGCCGGGAGGAATGCCCACGTTCCTTCCGCAGCTCGGGAAGGACCGGGTGTGGAAGGCGGTCGCCTACATTCGCCACCTGGAAAGGGAAAACCGATGA
- a CDS encoding cbb3-type cytochrome c oxidase subunit I, whose protein sequence is MTNAARSDSIVKGFALSSVFWLLIGLVVGLWLAAEMIYPVLNLTPWLAFGRLRVVHTNGLIFGFTLAGIFACSFYMLEKLTRTPLAFPGLAKAQLWLFNIAIALAALSLFAGMNTSKEYAELEWPLDIVVVVLWVMFAVNVMGTLVKRREKQMYVSLWFLIACVVTVAVVYILNNLAIPVSLTKSYSVYAGVNDANVQWWFGHNAVASVFTFPILAMFYYFLPKSTGLPIYSHRLSIIAFWSLVFGYLWTGAHHLMLTPVPEWIQTVALAFSLFLIAPSWASVINGFYTMNGNWEKMKSNYLVKFFILGITFYGLQTIQGPTQAIRALSGFLHYTEYIPGHVHMGTMGWVTMIITASMYFMMTRISGREIHSVKLANVHFWLILVGQLLFTVTLWIAGIVQGAMWKATNPDGSLMYTFLDSVAAMYPFWTVRLVGGLLYFAGIAVFAYNLYMTSRSKPGTESSTAAAAKAQAV, encoded by the coding sequence ATGACGAACGCGGCGCGCAGCGACTCGATCGTGAAAGGATTCGCCCTCTCCTCTGTGTTCTGGCTGCTGATCGGGCTGGTGGTCGGGCTCTGGCTGGCGGCCGAGATGATCTATCCCGTCCTGAACCTTACACCCTGGCTCGCGTTCGGGCGCCTGCGCGTGGTCCACACCAACGGGCTGATCTTCGGATTCACCCTCGCCGGGATCTTCGCCTGCAGCTTCTACATGCTCGAAAAGCTTACCCGGACGCCGCTCGCGTTCCCGGGCCTGGCGAAGGCCCAGCTCTGGCTGTTCAACATCGCCATCGCCCTCGCGGCCCTCTCCCTGTTCGCGGGCATGAACACCTCCAAGGAGTACGCGGAGCTCGAGTGGCCCCTCGACATCGTGGTGGTGGTCCTGTGGGTGATGTTTGCCGTCAACGTGATGGGAACGCTCGTCAAGCGGCGGGAGAAGCAGATGTACGTCTCCCTCTGGTTCCTGATCGCCTGCGTCGTCACGGTGGCGGTCGTCTACATCCTCAACAACCTCGCGATCCCGGTCAGCCTTACCAAGTCGTACTCGGTGTACGCCGGCGTGAACGACGCCAACGTCCAGTGGTGGTTCGGCCACAACGCCGTCGCCTCGGTCTTCACCTTCCCGATCCTCGCGATGTTCTATTACTTCCTGCCGAAGTCGACGGGTCTGCCGATCTACAGCCACCGCCTCTCCATCATCGCCTTCTGGTCCCTCGTCTTCGGCTACCTCTGGACGGGGGCGCACCACCTGATGCTGACCCCGGTGCCCGAGTGGATCCAGACCGTGGCGCTCGCATTCAGCCTGTTCCTCATCGCCCCCTCCTGGGCCTCCGTCATCAACGGCTTCTACACGATGAACGGGAACTGGGAGAAGATGAAGTCGAACTATCTGGTAAAGTTCTTCATCCTCGGCATCACCTTCTACGGGCTCCAGACGATCCAGGGACCGACCCAGGCGATCCGGGCGCTCTCCGGCTTCCTTCACTACACCGAGTACATCCCCGGCCACGTCCACATGGGGACGATGGGTTGGGTGACGATGATCATCACGGCGTCGATGTATTTCATGATGACGAGGATCTCCGGCCGTGAGATCCACAGCGTGAAGTTGGCGAACGTCCATTTCTGGCTGATCCTCGTTGGGCAGCTCCTGTTCACCGTGACCCTTTGGATCGCGGGGATCGTCCAGGGCGCCATGTGGAAGGCGACCAACCCCGACGGTTCCCTCATGTACACGTTCCTCGACTCCGTGGCGGCGATGTACCCGTTCTGGACCGTCCGCCTCGTCGGCGGCCTTCTCTACTTCGCCGGAATCGCGGTCTTCGCCTACAACCTCTACATGACTTCCCGGTCGAAGCCCGGGACGGAATCGTCGACCGCTGCTGCGGCGAAGGCCCAGGCGGTCTGA
- a CDS encoding ATP-binding protein — MLLPAIQCASAFFQFIAAWQSVVFLSTGRIGRVWSLVSLALFLKGILSVWIVISSSWSTIYSFTDQPVVIAEFFISILLASGFLLTGQWFRFRERLEARFDLIAEVERSLVGILEEEKVLSLVCGILSRSRGYRLAWVGAAEADGTIRVECGAGKAAEFLREVALRWDDTPAGQAPPGNALRAGGAVVAREVNAGLPDEWREGCRRHGLARCAAARIEQHGFPHKVLVVHADTTAAFDAVETEALAAMARRVGSAIQGARRHEIFVDAKASYDELLRNQRDGVILVREGKVVRANPAAAEILEYASPGLLFDADPVSILAEPDAVPGLRERLLGPGKEGVGKSEWDASLLRMDGSTFPGEIRITWAPRDDRKQSFVPKRRGPLGMIVLRDVTERERVLRDLRKERDFSNRMLDISGALVLQVNRAGEILLFNRQCQEATGIPARDALGKKMWDLLIAEPDRDLHRDAIRGVASGRTPPPLETSIVTAHASPRTIAWNHAPLHDGAGTIISVIVTGIDVTERRLLERQMIEMQKMEAVGTLAGGIAHDFNNILTGILGSLDLARGFVPPGSPALAPIAEGIKAAERAAHLVRQLLDFSRHAPTECRPINLGNVVREVVALFSQTIDRRIEVTFSIADDLLPAFVDHNQVHQVLMNLCVNARDAIMESLETVEKSGGRPLTGYWIYTRAENVEVDDEYCRIFPYARKGRYIRLSIGDNGAGMDEATQRRVFEPFFTTKKMGRGTGLGLSTVYGIVKQHNGWINLESRAGKGTTFCVYFPEASGLPEEAQLPPETASSGSGKETVLFADDEELIRELGRQVMEMHGYTVLLAEDGMRAIELFKANREAIDLVVLDLTMPQRSGMEVLRAIRNAAPDVRIILSSGSPPAEPVPGTTFLPKPYRAEMLAKAIRTALDVPRPA; from the coding sequence ATGTTGCTTCCCGCGATCCAGTGCGCCTCGGCCTTCTTCCAGTTCATCGCTGCGTGGCAGTCCGTCGTGTTTCTCTCGACCGGCCGGATCGGCCGCGTCTGGTCCCTGGTCTCCCTGGCCCTCTTCCTTAAGGGTATTCTCTCGGTCTGGATCGTCATCTCCTCTTCGTGGTCCACGATCTATTCCTTTACCGACCAGCCGGTCGTGATCGCCGAATTCTTCATCTCCATTCTCCTTGCTTCGGGCTTTCTCCTCACCGGCCAATGGTTCCGCTTCCGGGAGCGCCTCGAGGCGCGGTTCGACCTGATCGCGGAAGTGGAACGTTCCCTGGTAGGCATTCTGGAGGAGGAGAAGGTGCTCTCCCTCGTGTGCGGCATCCTCTCCCGCTCCCGCGGGTACCGCCTCGCTTGGGTGGGAGCCGCCGAAGCCGACGGGACGATCCGCGTGGAGTGCGGCGCGGGGAAAGCCGCGGAGTTTCTCCGGGAGGTCGCTCTCCGCTGGGACGATACGCCCGCCGGGCAGGCGCCGCCGGGAAACGCCTTGCGGGCGGGCGGCGCGGTCGTCGCGAGGGAGGTAAACGCGGGACTTCCCGACGAGTGGCGGGAAGGTTGCCGGCGTCACGGGCTCGCCCGATGCGCGGCGGCCCGGATCGAGCAGCACGGCTTCCCGCACAAGGTCCTCGTCGTGCACGCCGACACGACCGCGGCCTTCGACGCGGTCGAGACGGAGGCGCTCGCCGCGATGGCCCGCCGGGTGGGAAGCGCGATCCAGGGAGCGAGGCGCCACGAGATCTTCGTCGACGCGAAGGCGTCCTACGACGAACTGCTGCGGAACCAGCGGGACGGGGTCATCCTCGTGCGCGAGGGGAAGGTGGTGCGCGCCAATCCGGCGGCCGCCGAGATCCTGGAGTACGCGTCCCCGGGGCTGCTCTTCGACGCCGACCCGGTCTCCATCCTTGCGGAACCCGACGCGGTCCCCGGGCTTCGGGAGAGGCTGCTGGGTCCCGGCAAGGAGGGCGTGGGGAAGAGCGAGTGGGACGCCTCCCTCCTGCGGATGGACGGCTCCACCTTCCCCGGGGAGATCCGCATCACCTGGGCGCCCCGGGATGACCGGAAGCAGTCCTTCGTCCCGAAGCGGCGCGGCCCCCTCGGGATGATCGTCCTTCGCGACGTGACCGAGAGGGAACGGGTCCTCCGGGACCTCCGGAAGGAGCGCGATTTCTCGAACCGCATGCTGGACATCTCGGGGGCGCTCGTCCTGCAGGTGAACCGCGCCGGGGAGATCCTGCTCTTCAACCGGCAGTGCCAGGAGGCCACCGGGATTCCCGCGCGGGACGCGCTGGGGAAGAAGATGTGGGACCTGCTGATCGCGGAGCCGGACCGCGACCTCCACCGCGACGCCATCCGCGGGGTCGCCTCGGGGCGCACGCCGCCCCCCCTCGAAACCTCGATCGTCACCGCCCACGCTTCGCCGCGGACGATCGCCTGGAACCATGCCCCGCTGCACGACGGCGCCGGGACGATCATCTCCGTGATCGTGACCGGGATCGACGTCACGGAACGGCGCCTGCTCGAACGGCAGATGATCGAGATGCAGAAGATGGAAGCCGTCGGGACGCTGGCCGGGGGGATCGCGCACGACTTCAACAATATCCTCACGGGGATCCTCGGCAGTCTCGACCTTGCCCGCGGGTTCGTGCCGCCCGGCTCCCCGGCGCTGGCCCCGATCGCCGAAGGGATCAAGGCCGCGGAACGCGCCGCCCACCTGGTCCGCCAGCTCCTCGACTTCTCCCGCCACGCTCCCACGGAATGCAGGCCCATCAACCTCGGCAACGTGGTGCGGGAGGTCGTGGCCCTGTTTTCCCAGACGATCGACCGCCGGATCGAGGTGACCTTCTCGATCGCGGACGACCTGCTCCCGGCCTTCGTCGACCACAACCAGGTCCACCAGGTCCTCATGAACCTGTGCGTCAACGCGAGGGACGCCATCATGGAGAGCCTCGAGACCGTGGAGAAGTCGGGGGGGCGGCCGTTGACGGGATACTGGATCTACACCCGTGCGGAGAACGTCGAGGTGGACGACGAATACTGCCGGATCTTCCCGTACGCCCGGAAAGGCCGATATATCCGGCTCTCCATCGGCGACAACGGCGCCGGGATGGACGAGGCGACGCAGCGGCGGGTATTCGAGCCGTTCTTCACCACGAAGAAGATGGGGCGGGGGACGGGGCTGGGTCTGTCCACCGTGTACGGAATCGTCAAGCAGCACAACGGCTGGATCAACCTGGAGAGCCGCGCCGGGAAGGGAACGACCTTTTGCGTCTACTTTCCGGAGGCGTCGGGCCTTCCCGAGGAGGCGCAGTTACCGCCGGAAACCGCGTCTTCCGGGAGCGGGAAGGAGACCGTGCTGTTCGCGGACGACGAGGAACTGATCCGCGAACTCGGGCGCCAGGTGATGGAAATGCACGGGTACACGGTGCTCCTGGCCGAGGACGGCATGCGTGCGATCGAGCTGTTCAAGGCGAACCGGGAGGCGATCGACCTGGTGGTGCTCGACCTCACGATGCCCCAGCGATCCGGGATGGAGGTCCTTCGCGCGATCCGGAACGCCGCCCCGGACGTGCGGATCATCCTCTCCAGCGGCAGCCCCCCCGCCGAGCCGGTTCCCGGGACGACGTTCCTTCCGAAGCCGTATCGCGCCGAAATGCTCGCGAAGGCCATCCGGACCGCACTCGACGTCCCACGGCCGGCCTGA
- a CDS encoding EAL domain-containing protein, which translates to MKNKTKPIATMRKEAEGRLRQQTERLKSNSMLDMQELAQELGTHQIELEMQNEELRRAQEELEASRRRYADLYDFAPIGYLTFDKDGLIRAVNLTGAGLLGEDRRRLIEKPFSVFVFKDDLDAFRAHLRATLNREARQIGEIRIRRKDGSVVPVQLQSVAAEGPEGDSPSCRTAVIDITERKRMEEAILHRAHHDPLTDLPNRLLFKDILSIELAKAQRGKKKFAVLFLDLDRFKYINDTLGHDIGDQLLKEVAERLRRSVRASDTVARIGGDEFNIFLSEISNAGDIIPIAQKVADSFLNPYVISGHELNMSTSIGVSIYPEDGESMEALFKNADIAMYHAKELGGNSYQFYSETMNIRLMERMRLERWLRHALDRAELEVYYQPQFTIEPRKVICAEALVRWRHAKMGMLDPARFLPIADEIGFITSIDEWVLKTACAQMKGWHDAGLPRLSVTVNLSAKLLQKPDFAERIAAILRETGMDPHLLGVELSESVAMRNLELVIPNMIRLAEMGVGIAIDNFGTGYSSLNYLKKLPVQKLKIDKSFIQDIGTEASDRAIISAVSGMALEMELGVIAVGVETEEQVEFLKSTGCREVQGFLFGRPLPAEAFGKLIAL; encoded by the coding sequence ATGAAAAATAAGACCAAACCCATTGCGACGATGCGCAAGGAGGCGGAAGGGAGGCTGCGACAGCAGACGGAACGGCTGAAGAGCAACTCCATGCTGGATATGCAGGAACTCGCTCAAGAGCTCGGCACACACCAGATCGAGCTGGAAATGCAGAATGAAGAGCTGCGCAGGGCGCAGGAGGAGCTCGAAGCATCACGGAGAAGGTATGCCGACCTGTATGATTTCGCCCCCATCGGCTATCTCACCTTTGATAAAGACGGCCTGATCCGGGCAGTGAATCTTACCGGGGCCGGACTCCTGGGCGAAGATCGTCGGCGGTTGATCGAAAAGCCGTTTTCCGTCTTTGTCTTCAAGGACGACCTGGATGCGTTCCGGGCGCACCTCAGGGCAACCCTGAACAGGGAGGCGCGACAGATCGGTGAAATCAGGATCCGGAGAAAAGACGGCTCCGTGGTCCCCGTTCAATTGCAGAGCGTCGCGGCGGAAGGCCCCGAAGGCGACTCCCCTTCTTGCCGCACCGCGGTGATCGACATCACCGAGCGCAAGCGGATGGAGGAGGCGATACTGCACCGTGCGCACCACGATCCGCTGACGGATCTTCCGAACCGGCTGCTGTTCAAGGATATCCTTTCGATTGAACTGGCCAAGGCGCAACGCGGAAAGAAAAAGTTTGCCGTGCTGTTTCTCGATCTCGACCGTTTCAAATACATCAATGACACCCTGGGGCATGATATCGGCGATCAGCTGCTCAAGGAGGTCGCCGAACGGTTGAGGCGCAGCGTGCGCGCCTCGGACACGGTCGCACGCATTGGAGGCGATGAGTTCAACATCTTCCTGTCGGAGATCTCCAATGCCGGCGATATCATCCCGATCGCACAGAAGGTCGCGGATTCCTTCCTCAATCCATACGTGATCAGCGGGCATGAGCTCAACATGTCCACCAGCATAGGCGTCAGCATCTATCCCGAAGACGGCGAGTCGATGGAGGCCCTGTTCAAGAATGCCGATATCGCCATGTATCATGCGAAAGAACTGGGCGGGAATTCCTATCAGTTCTATAGCGAAACGATGAACATACGGTTGATGGAACGCATGCGCCTGGAAAGATGGTTGCGCCATGCGCTTGATCGCGCGGAGCTGGAGGTCTACTACCAGCCCCAATTCACGATCGAACCCCGGAAGGTGATTTGTGCAGAGGCGCTGGTGCGTTGGCGACACGCGAAAATGGGAATGCTTGACCCCGCGCGCTTCCTCCCGATCGCCGATGAGATCGGATTCATCACCTCCATCGACGAATGGGTGCTCAAGACCGCTTGCGCCCAGATGAAAGGGTGGCATGACGCGGGGCTCCCCCGACTTTCCGTAACGGTGAACCTTTCGGCGAAACTGCTGCAGAAGCCGGACTTCGCGGAGCGGATCGCCGCGATTCTGCGCGAGACCGGAATGGATCCGCATCTTCTCGGTGTGGAATTATCCGAGAGCGTGGCGATGAGAAACCTGGAGCTGGTCATCCCGAATATGATCCGCCTGGCGGAGATGGGTGTGGGCATAGCGATCGACAATTTCGGTACCGGCTATTCATCGCTCAATTACCTGAAGAAACTGCCCGTTCAAAAACTCAAGATCGATAAATCCTTCATTCAGGATATCGGTACCGAAGCCTCCGACAGGGCGATTATCAGCGCGGTATCCGGCATGGCCCTGGAGATGGAACTCGGAGTCATCGCCGTAGGAGTGGAAACCGAGGAACAGGTCGAATTTCTCAAGTCAACAGGATGTCGGGAGGTGCAAGGATTCCTCTTCGGCAGACCGTTACCTGCGGAAGCGTTCGGAAAACTGATCGCTTTATAG